The DNA segment AGTAATGGCCACAGTAGCATAACTGAACACAAACTAGGTTTTAAAATGATAAAGATAGGACAACACGTATTTCTCGATTGgacaaaacaacaacaacaaagtcttagtcccgaaatgattcggggtcggctaacatgaaccatcatataaaaccgtgaaaatcaagtcgtgtcagcgacacagattcgctccctccactccgtcctatccactaccatattttcctcaattcccaataaactcatatcactctcgatcaccctcctccaagtttgcttaggtcttcccctacccctcaccactacatccctttgccactcttcggttctcctaaccggcgcatcaagcgctctacgtctcacatggccaaaccaccttagtcggttttctctcattttattctcaatagatgtgacccctacttttgtcctaattatttcattacgcacccggtcctttctcgtgtgaccacacatccatctcaacatacgcatctccgccaccgacatcttatggatgtggcagtgtttcactgcccaacattccgccaccgacatcttatggatgtggcagtatTTCTCGATTGGACAACATTAGAAATTTCATTCACTTCATCTTTAGTAAGAAAAATTGAACATAAGATGAACATACTAATCACCCAGAGATAAAAGAACATGATACAAGGAAAACTTAAAAGAACACACAACCATCTGCAACAAAAGGGTGAGCACAGTCTAAGGTAGTATAATAATGCTTGCTTTCTCAGGCTTTGCGACAGACCTCCCCGTCACAGATCCACCCATCCTCTGCACTCGGTTCGCCATTTTCATCATCTTTCTCTTTCTTATCTTCCTTCAGGGCGCATGTTGGATGAAGATCAAAGTCACACTCTTCACAGTAGAACGACCATATGTTTCCTTCTCCGTCACATCCATCACAGTTATAACCCATCCGACGAGCAAGCACTAGCTCATGCTCCTCATGAAGAGGATGTTTCAACTTCTCAGGCCACCCCTTTGCCATCTCCTCATATTTTGCTTCTATCTGTTTCATGTGCTCCTCCGTGAAGGGATAAGCATCAGCACCGTGTAGCATGATGAGGCTTCTGGCTTCTTTTGTGACGGTTCTGCCAGTTGGTCCAAGAGCTACAAGCATGGGTATGCCTTGGACCTTGAATTTTCGACTCAAGGATGCTTTCCTCGCGTCTCCAAAAGGAAGTGCCAGCCACGGCATTGTGGAGAAGAATTCATCAAAAGCGGATTGATCCCTGTCACTCGAGATGAAAATCACCTCAAATGCATCATCTTTTGCCTTGATTTCATTGTATGCTTCAATGAGTTTAGGCAGAAAAGCACGGCACGGAGGGCACCAATGTGCTGAGAAATAAATGAGGATGTTCTTCCCAACCAGATCAGACACGAGAACCTGAAAGTTAAAGACTCTGGTTATCATTTGCACTAAACagaaaaaatctataaactaggTGTGGGAGATAAttagataaagaaaaagaaaatacgaAGCGGTGCTGATCTGTTGGAAACATTTGAAGAATAAGATTTTACCTTCGCTCCATCTTTCCCAATGACAAAATTCTGGTCCCCGGAAACCAAAACAGATTCCAGGGTTTGTGCAGCTTCTCTTGCTTTATCTATCTCAGCAAGCTCTGCAAGCTTTTCGGGGGTAAAAGGGTATGCTTCAGTTCCATGTTCTTCAATGATTTCAGCAACATTGGTATTGAGAGTTTTTCCATCTGGTCCAATAACGACCAGCGTGGGCACAGTTGAGAGCTCGAAGTAACGGATCAACTTCGCTTGGCACTTATCCTTGAATGGTAATGCTAACCAAGGCATGTTTTCTATGGATTGCTGGAAagtttcttcatcatcatccaGTGATATTAAAACAACCTCAAAGTTCTCACCCTTCACTTTCAATTCTTCGTAGACCTCAGCAAGCTTTGAAGTAAATTCAACACACGACTTGTATGAGGACAACGAAAAATATAGGCCTACTGTCTTCCCTTCCAGTTCAGAGACAGGTACCTAGCAtcagaagaaaagaaaatcatGTCAACTGAAAATCAAATGTGTATAAAACTATGACAAGAACTCCGCGAACCTTCTTTCCGTCATGTGAGATCAAATAGTCACGAGTCCCGAATACCAAAATTGATCTCAATGATTGATTCCTCTTGGCTTCCTCCTCTTGCTCCTGTAATTTTTTGATCCTCTCTAGAGTAAAAGGATGGCATTCAGCTCCATATTCCTGAATGATCTCAACACCATCTTCAGTTGAAACATTTCCATGTTCATCAAGGATCACAAGGTGAGGTATGCCCTGGACCTTGAATTGCTGATCCAAACTATTACGCGTCTCTGAATCAGAGAAGGGGATTGCAAGCCACGGCATCTTCGAAAAGTACTCTTTGAATGATTCATCATCTTCATCAGCTGTGACAAAAACAATCTCAAAATCACCATTTGGAACAAGTTCATTGTAAACCTCCACCAAGGTAGGGGTGAACCTTCGACATGGGCCGCACCATGATGCTGAAAAATATAAACCAAGCTTCTTCCCCTTCAATTGGTCTAATTTAACCTGTAAAAAGCTTAACATTATGAATTACCCCCTTCAAAGTCATCCCAATAACGAACAATTTTTACTAAACAGCAATAAACCTAGAAATAATGCACATCAAAGACACAGTCCAATAACAATACACAAATTCACTCAAATTAGTTCATAAAAATTGATGTATATAACTAGTCTGTAGTTCTGTCTGAAGAGGCCATCTATCAAGCATTTTATCTGCATTGCGAGAGTTCTGATTCCAATTGACGAGCTATACAAAAGGACCAAACCTTTCAAATCCAGAATTTACCCAAGTTTAAAACGCAAAAACACCAGAAAAATCGTTTTCAAACACTCAATGAACAGTATAACCAACCATCTTTTTCTCCTTCAATCGTCAATCTTAGTTCAGTAAATtcgccaaaaaaaaaaacatttctaTAGTTcgagttgataaaaaaaatgatcaaAAAGTGAAGCCGAATTCAAATCCAAACGAAATTCATAGTTCGAAAAGGAATTACAACAAACTCGTCCcgaataaataaaaggaaaaggaatcagataaaagagagaaagagagtaaAACCTGATCACCGTTGTTACGGATGAGGTAATCCCTCtcggaggaggagagaagagaGACAAAATCATGAGAAATTCCGGTAGCTTCCGTATCGGCGGCGGCCATAAGTAGTGAAATGGATTTTTACGGAGTAGAACAgagaagaaagatgaagagaaaAGGTTGGAGTGAAAAGTATTTAAAGGAAGCAAGTATGAGATGATTTGCTTGATGATTAAGAAAAGATGACCAAATTAGAGTTTTATGCGTCACATCGAGTAGGATCATCACATCATCCATCATCGTCATCCTACTTTCCTTTTTGTTCTTTTCTCACTCTACAGAAATTTCTTGGAATTTCTCTTCAACAAATGGAAAACATGTTCCAaaagtataaattataaaacggCCTCATTACAGTACGTTTTTTACAAAACTAGACATTTTTTAATTCGCCCAATGCTTGTCCAGCCCTTTTAATTTGTCTAAATTGATCATTTTATCCCTCCAACTTATCGAATGTCTTATTTAcctccttaactccataaaagtgatatttctcacccatcaacttgtccatttatcccttCAACTCAT comes from the Euphorbia lathyris chromosome 5, ddEupLath1.1, whole genome shotgun sequence genome and includes:
- the LOC136229022 gene encoding probable nucleoredoxin 1, whose protein sequence is MAAADTEATGISHDFVSLLSSSERDYLIRNNGDQVKLDQLKGKKLGLYFSASWCGPCRRFTPTLVEVYNELVPNGDFEIVFVTADEDDESFKEYFSKMPWLAIPFSDSETRNSLDQQFKVQGIPHLVILDEHGNVSTEDGVEIIQEYGAECHPFTLERIKKLQEQEEEAKRNQSLRSILVFGTRDYLISHDGKKVPVSELEGKTVGLYFSLSSYKSCVEFTSKLAEVYEELKVKGENFEVVLISLDDDEETFQQSIENMPWLALPFKDKCQAKLIRYFELSTVPTLVVIGPDGKTLNTNVAEIIEEHGTEAYPFTPEKLAELAEIDKAREAAQTLESVLVSGDQNFVIGKDGAKVLVSDLVGKNILIYFSAHWCPPCRAFLPKLIEAYNEIKAKDDAFEVIFISSDRDQSAFDEFFSTMPWLALPFGDARKASLSRKFKVQGIPMLVALGPTGRTVTKEARSLIMLHGADAYPFTEEHMKQIEAKYEEMAKGWPEKLKHPLHEEHELVLARRMGYNCDGCDGEGNIWSFYCEECDFDLHPTCALKEDKKEKDDENGEPSAEDGWICDGEVCRKA